One window from the genome of Vicugna pacos chromosome 21, VicPac4, whole genome shotgun sequence encodes:
- the S100A8 gene encoding protein S100-A8 — MLTDLEGAINNIIQVYHNYSLLKGNHHAIYRDDLKKLLETECPQFLKKKNTDTWFKELDINEDGAVNFEEFLILVIKVGLAAHEDIHKETHKE, encoded by the exons ATGCTGACAGATCTGGAGGGCGCCATAAACAACATCATCCAAGTCTACCACAACTACTCCCTGCTGAAGGGCAATCACCATGCCATCTACAGGGATGACTTGAAGAAACTGTTAGAGACGGAGTGTCCTCAGTTTCTGAAG aaaaagaatacagatacCTGGTTCAAAGAGCTGGACATCAATGAGGATGGCGCAGTGAACTTTGAGGAGTTCCTCATCCTGGTGATCAAGGTGGGCCTGGCAGCCCACGAAGACATCCACAAAGAAACCCACAAAGAGTAG
- the S100A12 gene encoding protein S100-A12 — MTKLEEHLEGIINIFHQYSVRVGHYDTLSKGELKQLITRQLGNTLKNTKDQATIDKIFQDLDANKDGQVNFEEFIALVARVLLTAHEEIHKE, encoded by the exons ATGACGAAGCTGGAGGAGCACCTGGAGGGGATCATCAACATCTTCCATCAGTACTCAGTTCGGGTGGGGCACTACGACACCCTCTCCAAGGGGGAGCTGAAGCAGCTGATCACCAGGCAGCTTGGGAACACCCTCAAG AACACCAAAGATCAGGCCACCATTGACAAAATATTCCAAGATCTGGATGCTAATAAGGATGGACAGGTCAACTTTGAAGAATTCATAGCCCTGGTGGCCAGAGTGCTGCTGACTGCCCACGAGGAAATCCACAAAGAGTAG